The Puntigrus tetrazona isolate hp1 chromosome 9, ASM1883169v1, whole genome shotgun sequence genome includes the window TCCCCCAAGTTAAAGTTAAACTCTACTGCTATGCTATTTAAATGATCAATTGTATTTGCCTACCTGTTTCACTTATGGACCTATCACTTCCCTTTCTGCCTTGTGTGCTGAAAATGAGAATATTAATCACAACAAGGCCGATACTTTGTGAAAAGTTTATTATGAGAATTGACagaggcaaaaaataaattaagactCTGGGGATAGGGGAAGAGGTTTTGCAGCCAGTCCATTAATGGCAGTATATTTAGCACCTTTGACTTTGCGATCCAGGCCGTGAGGGGTCAAGGGGGtggtttgtatttttgtgtaactATGATGCCCCCCTACACCCCCACCCCTCACAGCCGTTCCGCTATGGAGAGGCTTGTCCCGGCACGAACAACACCAAGAAAATTAGCTGGAAAAAATATGAATGGCTTCCAAGAATGGACAAAAGAAATGGGAGTCAAGTGGAAAAAAATAGGAaacacaaataacaaaataactgtttatgACTAACATCCCGTGTCCCTTTCATCCATTTCTGAGTTGGTTTTGGAAACGTTGTGTGGATGTCCTGACATCATGGAATCTGGAGAAACGCTTCAGTTTCCTTACAACTCCAACTTCTTACACAGACATGATGTGTTTGACGAAAGCTGTTCAGAATGGAGAGATCAAATAGGTTTAGAATTACAACAAACATTGTCTGTAAATCCCTCAATCGTTAACAATTTCACTGTGGTTGGataaagaaatgattttaaCTGACCCTCATAGTTCACACAGCCATTTTCATCCTCCTGGCCTTGCATGAGAGCATCGATCTCAGTTTCAGACATTTTCTCACCTGTagaaaaagacaggaaaatAGGTTGGTCaaatcattaaacattaaaaacgcATTGTGGGCAGTTTTTTTACTGTGATATTCTTGAATAGTCTTTActtgtttgtaataaaataatttctagcATGAAAAAATAAGTTATGTCAAAAGATACATTACAAATAGTGAATAAATAGGGAAAATTGGAATCTATAGAGGTAATTTTgccaaaatgtgcaaaaatattaCAGGTTCTCAGCTGCACTGAAAAATGGTAACTCTTTGAAACTTACATAGATTCATTTAAACCAGGATCAAAAGGGTtgagatataaatataattacaaagcaGACTTTCCTTGCATATTCAGTGCATTCAatgtttcttgtaaaaaaaaaaaaaaaggatggatggatggtgcAGGTCACATGTTGTTTCCAATTAATCCACTTCCAAAAAAGATATGGGTATTGAACTGCACTGGTAATGCATTCAGACTGGTTATTTTGGCCACTTACCCAGTGTTGACAAGACGATACGCAGCTCAGCACCCATTACTGTTCCATTGCCCTCCTTATCGAATACACGCAGACCCTCAACGTAGTCATCGTATGTTGCCTTGTTTGGGCTGTTGACCACAAACTGCAGCATGGGCAAGAAACCCTCAAAGTCCACTCTCTTGTTTGCCATGTCTGTAAATGGGGTCAAAAGTGAGAAAAGGGGTCACAGAGGGCAGGTGTAGAGAAGCAATGCATTGCAAGCAACTGTCACCACACCAGCCTTCTATCAATTGCAGTTAAAGAAACAGGAATCTGAAATATTTCATGGTGAAAGCTCCTGACAATGCTAATGCTGACTAGAGTTACTTTTGCTTTGccagttaaaattaaaatgaaataaagaatgaaaaacaaatccaCTTACCATCTGCGGTGGGGTTGCCCAGGATCTTTGTAACCTCTTTGTTGGTTGGGTTCTGTCCCAATGCACGCATGATATCTGCAACTTGGTTGAAGGCTACTTTGCTGTCACCAACTCTGTCGAAAAGTCCGAAGGCCTCCCTGTAATCTGGAATTTGTGGAGAGATTATTTTAGGAAAAGATGAAGTGTGCACATTTGTTCCCAACAGGTTTCCTGAACACATCCCTCTCTGCCATTGGTTGATCAAACCAATAATCCTGCCCATGGGTCACACAATTGGATTATAGGGTACAATTATTACACAGCACCTAATTTTTAAAGATGTCCCCATTTATAACTTGAATGTCCAAGGCTTCTTTCTATTGCTAGCTGCTCCCAACTATTTTAGCTGGACAAAAGCAGTCCTTTAATATGCAAACTGCTATTACTtctcatattattatttgtctgtttactgcactttgttatttttttgatcTTCATTTTAgataaagttttagtaattttgtcatttgtataaatttttgttgtatttaaatgtctataattttagtaatttttatttccaacttcattattttattattataaatgtattattttcagtttataatCACATCAGGTTAAAGTAcatgaaaatgcataatatttccTTGAAACCTagttttttcaatatattttatcgTAAGTTCTTTTAGTTAATCAATAGTatcttttaatggttttagttttagttaagtATAATAACCCTGTTGGGAATCAACACATGAATGGCTTATAGTTAGGCTTTTTATGAGGCAATTTGAATGTAGAATTTGAATATTAAGTATGCCCAAGGAAATTCTGcacacacaacataaaaaaaaaggttttctctAAAACTGTATAAACAAAGTTTTTTGCCATAGGTCAGATTAGATTTAATTTCCAAATTTATATTGAAAATGGACAGACTGAATAATAATCAGTGCTCATGGCACACGTCATGGCAAGGAGACTAGGTGGTATGATGAGATGAGCTGCTAAAAGATTAATAGCTTCATCTGATTTCCACACAAAGCCAGCTGCCACCAAAGATGTGGCAGGGTCAGGGGGAGACATTCAAAGTGTCGTCTTGGAATTGATATGCTCGCCCAAGAATATAACTCCCTCCATATAAAGGCAGTACCATGTGAGCCCAGAATGCTGACTGCAGTGTAACTCACACCCAGGCTGCTGAAAACTCCCCTCATTGGGCAACGAACACATTCTTCCACGTAAG containing:
- the myl1 gene encoding myosin light chain 1, skeletal muscle isoform, producing the protein MAPKKDAKKPEPAKKAEPAPAPAPAPEPVAPPKPAGVDLSGVKVDFSQDQMEDYREAFGLFDRVGDSKVAFNQVADIMRALGQNPTNKEVTKILGNPTADDMANKRVDFEGFLPMLQFVVNSPNKATYDDYVEGLRVFDKEGNGTVMGAELRIVLSTLGEKMSETEIDALMQGQEDENGCVNYEAFVKHIMSV